One part of the Acidimicrobiia bacterium genome encodes these proteins:
- a CDS encoding ABC transporter substrate-binding protein: protein MSSPSMRRRRPIARLLAAFLALGLVATACGSDDKDSNSDGGTKPGGDSPITSTTAVADVEEVTTGGTLVIALEAETATWTPGGGSFSSSGYIVARSIYDPIAARGADGDIYPYLAESIETNDDLTEWTITLPENVKFHDGTDLTAEVMKTIFDEYLSVEGANTFATAQQVEEVRVDGPLTYTYVLKEGSAAFVDHLQGPMGWPFSVEACRAAGDDCGSKPVGTGPFVFQSWTRDFELRATRNENYWRTDENGNQLPYLDEVVFRPTPDEDSRVAAVLAGDAQAGHTLRQSAVQQVMAAESAGNVKAYLYVGNNSGSAIINTSVPPTDDVRVRRAMAFALDQEALVKILGGEGISPAQSQYFSSDSPWYSQKVADAWPTNDPEAARALVEEYKNDPERSDGKPVGDPITFVFNCPPDPSLMAVSQGYQAMWEAVGIETTYNGLEQATHITKAVGSADTTPPFVGDYQAACWRLGSQNDPYTELSTQFEDEFAPGNVTNYTSDNVKEQLEILRSNTDFQTRYNAVENIMLEFAENVPNTWTGATATAIFSAQKVRNLSGWTIPGGIQGGGTPDARTFLTEVWMEK, encoded by the coding sequence ATGAGCTCACCCTCCATGCGGCGGCGACGTCCGATAGCGCGCCTGCTTGCAGCCTTTTTGGCATTGGGTCTCGTTGCTACAGCCTGTGGCAGCGATGACAAAGACAGCAACTCTGATGGCGGCACCAAGCCTGGCGGTGATAGTCCTATCACTAGTACCACAGCCGTTGCTGATGTTGAAGAGGTGACTACTGGCGGCACCTTGGTTATTGCCCTCGAGGCCGAAACTGCCACCTGGACCCCAGGCGGAGGTTCGTTCTCTAGCTCTGGTTACATCGTGGCGCGTTCTATTTACGATCCAATCGCAGCTCGTGGCGCCGATGGCGATATCTATCCATACCTGGCCGAGAGCATCGAAACCAACGATGATCTCACCGAGTGGACTATTACCCTGCCCGAAAACGTTAAGTTTCACGACGGAACTGATCTGACCGCCGAGGTCATGAAGACCATCTTCGATGAATACCTTTCGGTAGAAGGTGCCAACACCTTCGCCACGGCCCAACAGGTTGAAGAGGTACGCGTTGATGGCCCCCTCACCTACACCTATGTCCTTAAGGAAGGTTCGGCCGCATTCGTTGACCACCTTCAAGGCCCCATGGGGTGGCCCTTCTCGGTCGAAGCCTGTCGCGCCGCTGGTGATGACTGTGGTTCCAAGCCAGTAGGTACCGGACCTTTCGTGTTCCAAAGCTGGACCCGTGACTTTGAGTTGCGCGCCACTCGAAATGAGAACTATTGGCGTACCGACGAGAACGGCAATCAATTGCCATATCTCGACGAGGTTGTTTTCCGTCCCACCCCCGATGAAGATTCGCGTGTAGCAGCGGTTCTAGCCGGTGATGCTCAAGCTGGACACACTTTGCGTCAAAGTGCTGTGCAACAAGTCATGGCCGCTGAGTCGGCTGGCAATGTGAAGGCCTATCTCTATGTTGGTAACAACAGTGGTAGCGCCATTATCAACACCTCGGTTCCGCCCACCGACGACGTGCGTGTGCGCCGCGCCATGGCGTTCGCCCTCGATCAAGAGGCACTGGTGAAGATTCTGGGTGGCGAAGGCATCAGTCCCGCGCAAAGTCAGTACTTCAGCTCGGATTCGCCTTGGTATTCACAAAAGGTAGCCGACGCTTGGCCCACCAATGACCCAGAAGCCGCGCGTGCCCTGGTTGAGGAATACAAGAACGACCCAGAGCGCTCCGATGGCAAGCCCGTTGGTGACCCGATTACATTTGTGTTCAACTGCCCACCAGACCCAAGCTTGATGGCAGTGTCACAGGGCTATCAAGCCATGTGGGAAGCCGTTGGCATTGAAACCACCTACAACGGTCTAGAACAAGCCACCCACATCACCAAGGCGGTGGGTTCTGCTGATACCACCCCCCCATTTGTGGGTGACTATCAGGCCGCTTGCTGGCGCTTAGGGTCACAAAATGACCCCTACACCGAGCTATCAACCCAGTTCGAAGACGAGTTTGCCCCTGGTAACGTGACCAACTACACCAGCGACAACGTCAAGGAACAACTGGAAATCTTGCGTTCTAACACTGACTTCCAAACCCGTTACAACGCGGTTGAGAACATCATGCTGGAATTCGCTGAGAATGTTCCGAACACCTGGACTGGCGCTACCGCTACGGCGATATTCAGCGCCCAAAAGGTCCGCAACCTTTCCGGTTGGACCATCCCCGGTGGTATTCAAGGGGGAGGTACCCCCGACGCCAGGACCTTCCTCACCGAAGTTTGGATGGAAAAATAA